A region of Roseobacter litoralis Och 149 DNA encodes the following proteins:
- a CDS encoding carbon-phosphorus lyase complex subunit PhnI: MYVAVKGGERAIENAHAWLAEERRGDTDIAELSIAQIRAQLSLAVNRVMAEGSLYDPDLAALAIKQARGDLIEAIFLIRAYRTTLPRFGASEPVDTGAMACDRRISATFKDLPGGQVLGPTFDYTHRLLDFKLAADGEVADAPSRDAEPGNVPHVTEFLNREGLIEEAPHDDTPPPDLTREPLEMPADRALRLQALTRADEGFTLGLAYSTQRGYGRNHAFVGELRIGSVPVEMDIPELGFAVEIAEVTLTECETVNQFTGSKTEPPQFTRGYGLVFGQTERKAISMALVDRALRWEELGEDNVGAPAQDAEFVLYHADNIQATGFLEHIKLPHYVDFQSELELVRKLRREAGAQQMQEAAE; encoded by the coding sequence ATGTATGTAGCAGTCAAAGGCGGAGAGCGGGCAATCGAGAATGCCCATGCCTGGCTCGCCGAAGAACGCCGCGGTGACACGGATATTGCGGAACTCAGCATCGCGCAAATCCGCGCGCAACTCAGTCTTGCCGTCAATCGTGTCATGGCCGAAGGGTCGCTTTATGATCCGGACCTTGCGGCACTCGCGATCAAACAGGCGCGCGGCGATCTGATCGAAGCGATCTTCCTCATTCGCGCCTATCGCACCACGCTGCCACGCTTTGGGGCGTCCGAGCCTGTCGATACCGGCGCTATGGCCTGTGATCGCCGCATCTCGGCCACGTTCAAGGACTTGCCGGGTGGGCAGGTCTTGGGTCCGACCTTTGATTACACGCACCGTTTGCTCGATTTCAAACTGGCCGCAGATGGTGAAGTGGCCGATGCGCCCTCCCGTGACGCCGAGCCGGGCAATGTCCCGCATGTCACCGAATTCCTGAACCGCGAAGGGCTGATCGAAGAGGCCCCTCATGACGACACACCGCCCCCCGACCTGACCCGCGAACCGCTTGAGATGCCTGCCGACCGCGCCCTGCGACTGCAGGCGCTGACCCGCGCGGACGAAGGTTTTACCCTCGGCCTCGCCTACTCCACACAGCGCGGCTATGGGCGCAACCATGCCTTTGTGGGCGAGTTGCGGATCGGGTCCGTTCCGGTTGAGATGGACATTCCCGAACTGGGATTTGCCGTTGAGATCGCAGAGGTGACCCTGACCGAATGCGAAACTGTCAACCAGTTCACCGGATCGAAAACCGAACCTCCGCAATTCACCCGCGGCTACGGGCTGGTTTTTGGCCAGACCGAGCGCAAGGCGATCTCCATGGCCTTGGTAGACCGCGCGCTACGCTGGGAAGAATTGGGCGAGGATAACGTCGGTGCACCCGCACAGGACGCGGAATTCGTGCTCTATCACGCCGACAATATTCAGGCGACGGGGTTTCTGGAGCATATCAAACTGCCCCATTACGTCGACTTTCAATCTGAACTGGAACTGGTGCGCAAGCTGCGCCGCGAAGCGGGTGCGCAACAGATGCAGGAGGCAGCGGAATGA
- the phnH gene encoding phosphonate C-P lyase system protein PhnH: MQANTLSGGFTDPATQSAHAFRSVMEAMARPGTLQDIEGAAPPAPVSPAMGAVLLTLCDTETPIYLAGDMDCDVVRAWLSFHTGAPFVGPAHCMFAVGTWDALVPLAVYPIGTSEYPDRSATLIVECDALVTSGATLSGPGIKDHAALSLPEVEAFQANRTLFPLGLDFIYTCGERLAALPRSTEVSRSSVPARAHAGAS; encoded by the coding sequence ATGCAGGCAAACACCCTGTCCGGCGGCTTTACCGATCCGGCCACCCAGTCAGCCCACGCCTTTCGCAGTGTGATGGAGGCCATGGCGCGTCCGGGCACCCTTCAGGATATCGAAGGGGCCGCACCCCCTGCCCCTGTGTCGCCCGCGATGGGCGCTGTTCTGCTGACGCTCTGCGATACGGAAACACCAATTTATCTGGCGGGCGACATGGATTGTGATGTAGTGCGGGCGTGGCTGTCCTTTCACACAGGCGCCCCGTTTGTTGGCCCCGCGCATTGCATGTTTGCGGTGGGCACATGGGACGCGCTGGTGCCGCTTGCGGTCTATCCGATCGGCACGTCCGAGTATCCTGACCGCTCGGCCACGCTGATCGTCGAATGCGACGCGCTTGTCACCTCAGGTGCAACACTGAGCGGTCCCGGTATCAAGGATCACGCCGCGCTTTCCTTGCCGGAAGTGGAGGCGTTTCAGGCCAACCGAACCCTATTCCCGCTGGGGCTGGATTTCATTTATACCTGTGGCGAACGCCTCGCGGCCTTGCCCCGCTCAACCGAAGTTTCGCGCTCAAGTGTTCCAGCGCGCGCGCACGCAGGAGCATCCTGA